One Scyliorhinus canicula chromosome 12, sScyCan1.1, whole genome shotgun sequence genomic region harbors:
- the LOC119974503 gene encoding arrestin domain-containing protein 4-like: protein MNYVEIKRGVGLLGEVREIRTVADRAVGVGGFVFFLSSGRVEAQPAMGVKVRTFGIALDIEELSGYSNGDQVSGQVLLEVSDWLPAAAVRLEAKGRARVNWSDKAAAAAGVPSAASAPGYREEVVYLQHRQTLQEATGDQECFILQPGKHEFSFSFQLPQGPLVTSFDGKYGSVKYWVTAILERPCVPNQIVKREFSVTSQIDINAPNFLFSISRSKEKTIGCWFFTSGPISLSANIERTGFCNGEAIPIYAEFENCSLRLIMPKAAIFQTQTYLANEKTKTFRQLIANVRGNHVPSGSTESWNGKALKIPPVIPSILDCCIIRVEYSLAVYVHIPGSKKLMLELPIVIGTIPYNGFGSRTSSMCSQFSMDMSWLQLALPEQPEAPPNYADIVSEEDLARPFPSLPQADYLEHEFGSPIFAYIQEFRFQPPPVYSEVDPNPTFTEEMQHEVSFDI from the exons ATGAATTATGTTGAAATAAAACGGGGAGTAGGGCTGTTGGGGGAGGTCAGAGAAATCCGCACCGTTGCTGACAGGGCggtcggggtggggggatttGTTTTCTTCCTATCAAGCGGGCGGGTTGAGGCGCAGCCGGCCATGGGGGTGAAGGTGAGGACCTTCGGCATCGCCCTGGACATCGAGGAGCTGAGCGGCTACTCGAACGGGGACCAGGTCTCGGGGCAGGTGTTGCTCGAGGTCAGCGACTGGCTGCCGGCGGCGGCCGTGCGGCTGGAGGCAAAGGGACGCGCCCGGGTGAACTGGAGCGAcaaggcggcggcggcggcgggggtCCCGAGCGCGGCCTCGGCGCCCGGGTACCGGGAGGAGGTGGTTTACCTGCAGCACCGGCAAACCCTGCAAGAAGCCACAG GTGATCAAGAGTGCTTCATATTGCAACCAGGGAAACATGAATTCTCATTCAGCTTTCAACTACCACAAGG GCCATTGGTTACATCCTTTGATGGAAAATATGGCAGTGTTAAATACTGGGTGACGGCAATATTGGAACGGCCATGTGTCCCTAACCAAATTGTGAAGAGGGAATTCTCAGTGACAAGTCAAATTGATATTAATGCGCCAAATTTCCTG TTTTCAATATcaagaagtaaagaaaagacgATCGGCTGTTGGTTTTTTACCTCTGGTCCAATATCCCTAAGTGCCAATATTGAGAGAACTGGGTTCTGCAATG GTGAAGCAATCCCAATCTATGCAGAGTTTGAGAATTGTTCTTTACGTCTTATTATGCCAAAAGCTGCAATTTTCCAAACTCAGACCTACCTTGCAAATGAGAAAACCAAGACTTTTCGACAATTAATTGCAAATGTTCGTGGAAACCATGTTCCTTCTGGTAGTACGGAGTCATGGAATGGAAAAGCCCTCAAAATTCCACCAGTGATCCCATCTATCCTAGACTGCTGCATCATCAGGGTGGAATATTCTTTAGCT GTCTATGTACACATTCCAGGTTCTAAAAAGCTGATGCTTGAGCTTCCAATAGTTATTGGGACGATCCCATACAATGGTTTTGGAAGTAGAACATCTAGTATGTGCAGCCAATTCAGCATGGACATGAGTTGGCTTCAACTTGCCCTGCCAGAACAGCCTGAAG CTCCACCCAACTATGCTGATATTGTGTCTGAAGAAGACCTTGCCAGACCATTTCCATCCCTTCCGCAGGCTGATTATTTGGAGCATGAATTTGGGAGCCCCATATTTGCTTATATTCAGGAGTTCCGATTTCAGCCGCCACCAGTTTATTCAGAG GTTGACCCTAACCCTACCTTCACAGAAGAGATGCAACATGAAGTATCATTTGATATTTGA